One segment of Cynocephalus volans isolate mCynVol1 chromosome 8, mCynVol1.pri, whole genome shotgun sequence DNA contains the following:
- the RGS18 gene encoding regulator of G-protein signaling 18 — protein METSLVFFPQLNMCESKEKTFFKLVHGSGKEETSKEAKIRAKEKRNRLSLLLQKPEFHEETHTGRSGHLAKETRVSPEEAMKWGESFDKLLSHRDGLEAFTRFLKTEFSEENIEFWIACEDFKKSKEPQQIILKAKEIYEKFIQNDAPQEVNLDFHTKEVITKSVTQPSLHSFDAAQSRVYQLMEQDSYTRFLKSDIYLDLIEGRPQRPTNLRRRSRSFTCNEFQDVKSDVAIWL, from the exons atggaaACATCATTGGTTTTCTTTCCTCAATTAAATATGTGcgaatcaaaagaaaaaacttttttcaagTTAGTACACGGttcaggaaaagaagaaacaagcaaAGAAGCCAAAATcag agctaaggaaaaaagaaataggctAAGTCTTCTCTTGCAGAAACCTGAGTTTCATGAAGAGACCCATACTGGTAGGTCTGGGCACTTGGCCAAAGAAACAAG AGTCTCCCCTGAAGAAGCAATGAAATGGGGTGAATCATTTGACAAGCTGCTTTCCCATAGAG ATGGACTGGAGGCTTTTACCAGATTTCTTAAAACTGAATTCAGTGAGGAAAACATTGAATTTTGGATAGCCTGTGAAGATTTCAAGAAAAGCAAAGAACCTCAACAAATTATCcttaaagcaaaagaaatatatgaaaaatttatACAGAATGATGCTCCGCAAGAG GTTAATCTCGATTTTCACACCAAAGAAGTCATTACTAAGAGCGTCACCCAACCCTCCCTCCACAGTTTCGATGCTGCACAAAGCAGAGTGTATCAGCTCATGGAACAAGACAGTTATACACGTTTTCTGAAATCTGACATCTATTTAGACTTGATAGAAGGAAGGCCTCAGAGACCAACAAATCTTAGGAGACGATCACGCTCATTTACTTGCAATGAATTCCAAGATGTGAAATCAGATGTTGCCATTTGGTTATAA